Proteins co-encoded in one Sus scrofa isolate TJ Tabasco breed Duroc chromosome 14, Sscrofa11.1, whole genome shotgun sequence genomic window:
- the FAM109A gene encoding LOW QUALITY PROTEIN: sesquipedalian-1 (The sequence of the model RefSeq protein was modified relative to this genomic sequence to represent the inferred CDS: deleted 2 bases in 1 codon), translating to MKLNERSLAFYATCDAPADNAGFLYKKGGRHAAYHRRWFVLRGNMLFYFEDAASREPVGVIILEGCTVELVEAAEEFAFAVRFAGSRARTYVLAAESQAAMEGWVKALSRASFDYLRLVVRELEQQLEAVRAGGRPPLAPRPRALPPKENGCAVWSAEPPATPRPPPLPPCPPPLPPRRRASVPNGPLDSVPFTQLHEWYGQEVRALRSQWLRSQAQL from the exons ATGAAGCTGAACGAGCGCAGCCTGGCCTTCTACGCCACGTGCGATGCCCCGGCCGACAACGCGGGCTTCCTGTACAAGAAGGGCGGCCGGCACGCGGCCTACCACCGCCGCTGGTTCGTGCTGCGCGGCAACATGCTCTTCTACTTCGAGGATGCCGCCAGCCGCGAGCCCGTGGGCGTCATCATCCTGGAGGGCTGCACCGTGGAGCTGGTGGAGGCCGCCGAGGAGTTCGCCTTCGCGGTGCGCTTTGCCGGGTCCCGGGCCCGCACCTACGTACTGGCGGCTGAGAGCCAGGCCGCCATGGAGGGCTGGGTGAAGGCGCTGTCGCGGGCCAGCTTCGACTACCTGCGCCTGGTGGTGCGCGAGctggagcagcagctggaggCGGTGCGCGCGGGCGGCCGCCCACCCCTGGCCCCCCGACCCCGCGCCCTCCCGCCCAAGGAGAACGGCTGTGCGGTCTGGAGCGCGGAGCCCCCCGCCACCCCGCGGCCGCcgcccctgcctccctgcccg CCGCCACTGCCGCCCCGCCGGCGGGCCTCGGTGCCCAACGGGCCTCTGGACTCGGTCCCTTTCACCCAGCTGCACGAGTGGTACGGACAGGAGGTCAGGGCGCTGAGGAGCCAGTGGCTCAGGAGCCAGGCCCAGCTCTGA